Sequence from the Halobaculum rubrum genome:
AGCGCGTCGAGGCGTACGTTACGGATCTCGCCGAGAGCTACACCGACCGCGAGGTGAGCGTCGCCGTCAACACCGCCGACGACCTGGAGGCGGGGTCGATCTACCTGACGACGACCGGCACCTCCGCCGAGCAGGGCGACGACGGCTCCGTCGGCCGCGGCAACCGCGCGAACGGGCTCATCACGCCGAACCGGCCGATGAGCATGGAGGCGACCTCCGGCAAGAACCCCGTCAACCACATCGGGAAGATATACAACCTCCTCTCGACGGAGATCGCGGAGGCCGTCGTCGAGGAGGTCGACGGCATCCGCGACCTGCAGGTCCGTCTGCTCTCGCAGATCGGCCGCCCGATCGACGAGCCCCACGTCGCCGACGCGCAGGTCGTCACCGCGGAGGGCGTCGCCGTCGCGGACATCGAGGAGGAGGCGACCGCGATCATCGACGAGCGACTCGCCGACGTCACCGACGTGACCCGCCGCGTCATCGAGGGCGAACTCTCGACGTTCTGAGAAGCGCGGTCGCTCGACATCTGTCGGTAGCGTACACCCGGCGACGGCCGTCGCGCGCGGCGGCGTCGCCGGGAGTTTCGCTGCCCGCCGCGCGGTCGTCGTCAGACCACGCGGTGGCTGGCTCCCGTCTCTGATAAGAACCTTCGTGACGGTCGCAAGCTAGCGCTCAGCCGTCCGCGAGTTCGCGCGCGAGGGAGGTGGCGATGTCAGTGTCGGCGGACTCGACGAACCTGGCCACCTCGACCCCGCTGCCGTCGAACACGATCACCGTCGGGATGTACTCGACGCCGTGCTCGTCCATCCCCGGTCCCCGCTTCTCGCCGTCGACGTTCTCGACCGGGAACTGCTCGATCCGGTCGGCGGGGACGCCCGCGGCGTCGAGCGCGGCCGCGAACCCCGGGAGCTGCCGCGTGCAGTCGGGACACCAGTCGCCGCCCCACACCTTGTACGTCAGTCCCTCGGCGCCGAGCGCCGCGGCCACGTCCGGGTCGATGTCGGTGGCTGTGTCGAACTCCATCGTCGAAAGCGTTGTGCTCATGTGCGTCGATGGGTCGTACGCCGGGTTAAGCGCGACGCCGCCGGCAGGTCGAGCGTGGAGCCGCCGGGCTCGGCCGTGCGCTCGTGCGCGGCGACCGCCAGATGGCTTGCCGCCGACTCGGGAGCATTTACGCGTCACGCCGGTACCGCGGGTATGGACGATTCGGTAGTCGACACCATCGGCTCGCCGCTGGTCGAGGTCGATTCGCCGCCCGGCGCGACCGTGGCGGCGAAGCTGGAGTCGCGAAACCCGGGCGGATCCGCGAAGGACCGCCCGGCGATGCGGATGATCGAGCGCGCCGAGGACGACGGAACGCTGGAGCCGGACGACACGCTCGTGGAGCCGACCTCCGGCAATACCGGCATCGGTATCGCGATGGTCGGGGCCGCGAAGGGGTACGACGTGACCGTCGTGATGCCGGCCTCGAAAAGTGAGGAACGACGGCAGATCATGGCCGCCTACGGCGCCGACCTGGAGCTCGTCGACGGCGACATCGACGCCGCGAAGGCGCGCGCCGACGAGCTGGAGGCCGAGGGGATGGTCCAGCTCCGGCAGTTCGAGAACGGCGCGAACCCGGCGGCGCACTACGAGACCACCGGCGTCGAGATCCTCGACCAGCTCGACGGGCGCGAGCCGGACGCGCTGGTCGCCGGCGTCGGCACCGGCGGAACGATCTCCGGTATCGGACGCCGCCTGCGCGAGGCATTCCCCGGGATGGACGTGGTCGCCGTCGAACCCGAGGACTCGGCGGTGCTGTCGGGCGAAGAGCCGGAGTCGGACTCGTTCCAGGGGATGGGTCCGGGGTTCGTCAGTCCCAACCTCGACACGGATCTGCTCGACGGCGTCCTCACCGTCGGACTCGACGAAGCGGAGGCCGAGTGTCGGCGCCTCGCCCGCGAGGAGGGGATCCTCGTCGGGCAGTCCTCGGGCGGTTCGAACGTCCGCGCTCGCGACGTTGCCGAGGCGTTCGCCGCCGGCGAGGACCCCGGCTACCGCGACGTGGCGGTCGACGGCTGGGAGCCGCGCTCGGACGACCGCGTCGGCGTCGCCGGCGACGACCCGCTGGTGCTCACCGTGTTCTGGGACTCCGGCGAGCGCTACATGTCCACCGGGCTGTACGACTGAGGACGACGGCGGATCGCCCCTCGTCGGTGGACCGGCTCAGTCGTCGAACTCCTCGCGCGTGACCCGGACGCCGACAGTCTCGTCCACGTCGCGGAGGTCGTACTCCGGGAGCTCGGCGTCGTCGCTGCGCGCGAGGTACATCGGCTCGACGAGCCGGCCGTCCGCCAGCCCGTACAGCTTCAGGAACCGGTCGGTCTCCTCGCGCCGGACGGCGTCGTTGCGGACGGCCGTCGCCAGTCTCCGGGAGAGCCACTCGTCGCGAGTGATCGACGGCTCCCGGATCAACACCTCGTCGACGAAGCGGACGAGATACCAGTTGAGGTCGTTGCACAGCGACACCGCGGCGCCGAGGCTGACGGTGTCGAGCGCGATCGAGTTCTCGAACGGGGACCGGAGGTCGTACGTCGCGAGCGCCTCGCGGGCCGTCTCGCGTGAGAGCAACTCGTAGCGCAGGTCGGTCTCGGGCTCGCCGACGAGACAGACCGTGGTCATACCTCCGGGTCGCCGCCGCCGGGCAAAGCGGTTACGCTCCGCGGACGGTGCCCGCCTCGGCATGGGGGCCCAACGCTATCTGTGCCATCGGCGACCGCCGGGGCGTCACTCCTCGGCGGCCCACTCCAGCGCCGCGCGGAGGTCGCGGTTCGGCGGCGAGCAGGTGAAGTCGCGGCACGCGTACGCCGTCGGCGCTCCGTCGCGCGCGCCGCGGTCGCGCCAGATCGGCGGTACGTCCTCGAGCCCGAGGTCGTCGACCCAGTCGGCGACGCCCTCCGGAGTCGGCGGACGCGGGGCGATCACGACGCCCGGGAGGTAGCGACTCGCGAGCGTGTCGCGCCACTCGGCGGGCATCTCGTCGCACGCGAGCGTGAGTTCGAAGGGGCCGCTTCGGTCGCGGGCGGCCGCCAGCGCCAGCGTGACGTGCTCCAACGGCGAGGTCGTCACGTCGTCAGCGTGGGTCGCCAGCGCGTCGCGGGCGACGGCGGCGA
This genomic interval carries:
- a CDS encoding PLP-dependent cysteine synthase family protein; translation: MDDSVVDTIGSPLVEVDSPPGATVAAKLESRNPGGSAKDRPAMRMIERAEDDGTLEPDDTLVEPTSGNTGIGIAMVGAAKGYDVTVVMPASKSEERRQIMAAYGADLELVDGDIDAAKARADELEAEGMVQLRQFENGANPAAHYETTGVEILDQLDGREPDALVAGVGTGGTISGIGRRLREAFPGMDVVAVEPEDSAVLSGEEPESDSFQGMGPGFVSPNLDTDLLDGVLTVGLDEAEAECRRLAREEGILVGQSSGGSNVRARDVAEAFAAGEDPGYRDVAVDGWEPRSDDRVGVAGDDPLVLTVFWDSGERYMSTGLYD
- a CDS encoding DUF5804 family protein; the protein is MTTVCLVGEPETDLRYELLSRETAREALATYDLRSPFENSIALDTVSLGAAVSLCNDLNWYLVRFVDEVLIREPSITRDEWLSRRLATAVRNDAVRREETDRFLKLYGLADGRLVEPMYLARSDDAELPEYDLRDVDETVGVRVTREEFDD
- a CDS encoding TlpA family protein disulfide reductase; translated protein: MSTTLSTMEFDTATDIDPDVAAALGAEGLTYKVWGGDWCPDCTRQLPGFAAALDAAGVPADRIEQFPVENVDGEKRGPGMDEHGVEYIPTVIVFDGSGVEVARFVESADTDIATSLARELADG